The following proteins are encoded in a genomic region of Parabacteroides pacaensis:
- a CDS encoding SusC/RagA family TonB-linked outer membrane protein, translating to MNDSTLKQFYGRIFVILGIVFISWDILAADKSHEIPKDEQAKIQITGSVTDKYGPLPGVNVSIKGTALGVSTDVDGKFNIAIPDSESILVFQCIGYAKQEVKVGDRRVILIRMEEEITALEEVTVVAFGKQKKESVIGSITTLKPAELKRPTSNLTTTLAGNMAGIIAYQRSGEPGKDNADFFVRGITTFGTNTNPLILIDGIELTATDLARLQPDDIASFSVMKDATATALYGARGANGVILVTTKQGNVGPAKILVRVENSFSMPTKNIELADPITYMQMYNEAMLTRYRGDSGSSLDGLYSQEKIDNTIAGIDPVYYPNTNWQKELLKDYTTNQRANLSVSGGGGVARYYVSASVNHDNGMFKVDKRNNFNNNISNNSYTLRANVNIDLTKTTELIVRMNGSFDDYSGPVNGGTDMYDRILHSNPVLFPAYYNADEEHAFTKHIMFGNADRGQYINPYADLVRGYKELSRSQMQASIEAKQNLDFLIQGLSIRGMFNISRLSQFSVDRSYTPFYYKTTSRNSTTGQYHLELINENGTEYLGYNENEQDKVMNSTYYAEGTVNYDHTFEKKHGVSGLLVFMVRNTLNANTGNLQLSLPSRNVGLSGRATYSYDKRYFAEFNFGYNGSERFHKSKRFGFFPSAGVAWMISNEPFWKKIKPVVSTLKLRYSWGKVGNDQIGEATDRFFYLSQVNMNDANKGATFGEFLNHSHGGISISRYANPEIGWEVSTKNNYAIELGLWEKLTIIAEYFTEYRDKILMTRASVPTTMGLSATTRANLGAASGKGVDISLEYQHSFNKDLWASARANYTFARSKYEVYEEPAYEHAWLYHAGKSIHQMYGYIAERLFADDEEAANSPRQEIGNEIYGGGDIKYTDVNRDGVVNEKDIVPIGKSSIPEIVYGFGFSIGYKGMDLSAFFQGQANQSFYIDATKTSPFNGETQLLKAYADSHWSEDNQDMYALWPRLSTFVHGNNNVGSTWHLRDGTFLRLKQMEIGYTLPEQWKWQKKVRISNLRLYVSGTNLLLFSKFKLWDVEMGGNGLGYPLQRVFNLGLNITFN from the coding sequence ATGAATGATTCTACATTAAAGCAATTTTACGGAAGAATTTTTGTTATCCTTGGGATCGTCTTTATATCATGGGATATCCTTGCAGCTGATAAAAGCCACGAGATACCAAAAGATGAACAAGCAAAGATTCAAATTACAGGGAGTGTGACTGATAAATATGGTCCGTTACCCGGGGTAAATGTATCTATTAAAGGAACTGCATTAGGCGTATCTACGGATGTGGACGGTAAATTCAATATCGCTATCCCTGATTCCGAAAGCATTTTAGTCTTTCAATGTATAGGCTATGCAAAACAGGAAGTGAAGGTGGGCGATCGAAGAGTAATCCTCATTAGGATGGAAGAAGAAATTACAGCTCTTGAAGAAGTGACTGTAGTGGCATTCGGAAAACAGAAAAAAGAAAGTGTGATCGGTTCTATTACCACGCTGAAACCGGCGGAACTCAAAAGACCTACGAGTAATCTTACTACTACGTTAGCCGGTAATATGGCAGGTATTATTGCTTACCAGCGAAGCGGTGAGCCAGGAAAAGACAATGCGGATTTTTTTGTTCGTGGCATCACTACATTCGGAACAAATACAAATCCATTGATTTTGATTGATGGAATAGAATTAACTGCCACGGATTTAGCTCGTTTACAACCGGATGATATCGCTAGCTTTTCCGTGATGAAAGACGCTACGGCTACGGCTCTTTACGGAGCACGCGGAGCAAACGGGGTAATACTGGTAACAACCAAGCAAGGTAATGTGGGGCCTGCCAAAATTTTAGTTCGGGTGGAAAATTCTTTTTCAATGCCTACTAAGAATATAGAACTGGCAGACCCGATTACGTATATGCAAATGTATAATGAAGCTATGTTAACCCGATACCGAGGAGACAGCGGATCGAGTCTGGACGGCTTGTATTCTCAGGAAAAAATAGACAATACAATTGCCGGGATAGATCCGGTTTATTATCCTAATACCAATTGGCAAAAAGAATTATTAAAAGATTATACAACCAATCAACGGGCCAATTTAAGTGTAAGCGGAGGTGGTGGAGTAGCACGTTATTATGTTTCCGCATCTGTTAATCACGATAACGGAATGTTTAAAGTAGACAAACGGAATAATTTTAATAATAATATCAGCAATAATTCTTATACCCTGAGAGCAAATGTTAATATCGATTTGACCAAAACGACTGAACTCATCGTCCGTATGAACGGTTCATTTGACGATTATAGCGGACCTGTCAACGGTGGAACGGATATGTATGATAGAATTCTGCATTCAAATCCTGTTTTGTTCCCTGCTTACTATAATGCAGACGAAGAACATGCTTTTACGAAACACATCATGTTCGGTAACGCAGATAGAGGACAATACATCAATCCGTATGCAGATTTGGTACGCGGTTATAAAGAATTGTCCAGATCCCAGATGCAGGCGTCTATTGAAGCGAAGCAGAATCTGGACTTTCTTATCCAAGGGCTTTCCATCCGGGGAATGTTTAATATTTCCCGGTTATCACAGTTTTCCGTAGATCGTTCTTATACTCCTTTTTATTATAAGACTACCTCTAGAAATTCGACAACAGGACAATATCATCTTGAATTAATCAATGAAAATGGCACCGAATACCTGGGATATAATGAAAATGAACAAGACAAAGTAATGAACTCGACCTATTATGCGGAAGGAACCGTAAATTATGACCATACTTTTGAAAAAAAGCACGGAGTAAGCGGCCTGTTAGTATTTATGGTGAGGAACACGTTGAATGCCAATACGGGGAATCTGCAATTATCTCTTCCTTCACGGAATGTCGGATTATCAGGGAGAGCGACTTATTCATACGATAAAAGATATTTTGCGGAATTTAATTTCGGGTATAATGGCTCCGAAAGATTTCATAAAAGTAAACGTTTCGGTTTTTTCCCTTCTGCCGGCGTAGCGTGGATGATATCGAACGAACCGTTCTGGAAAAAGATTAAACCGGTTGTTTCTACATTGAAATTACGTTATTCATGGGGTAAGGTAGGAAACGATCAGATCGGAGAAGCTACAGACCGCTTCTTTTATTTGTCTCAAGTAAATATGAACGACGCAAATAAGGGAGCTACATTCGGAGAATTTTTAAACCACTCGCACGGAGGCATCAGCATTTCCCGTTATGCAAACCCTGAAATAGGATGGGAAGTCTCTACAAAGAATAACTATGCTATCGAACTGGGATTATGGGAAAAACTAACTATTATAGCGGAATACTTTACAGAATATCGAGACAAAATATTAATGACAAGAGCCTCTGTCCCAACCACTATGGGATTATCGGCAACCACTAGAGCCAACTTGGGGGCTGCCTCCGGGAAAGGGGTTGATATCAGCCTCGAATATCAACATTCATTTAATAAAGATTTATGGGCTTCGGCACGTGCCAATTACACCTTTGCCCGTTCCAAATACGAGGTGTACGAAGAACCGGCTTATGAACATGCATGGTTATACCATGCAGGAAAATCTATCCATCAGATGTATGGATATATTGCAGAAAGATTATTTGCCGATGATGAAGAAGCTGCTAATTCTCCCCGGCAGGAAATAGGAAATGAAATTTATGGAGGGGGAGATATTAAATACACCGACGTGAACCGCGACGGAGTAGTGAATGAAAAAGATATTGTTCCTATCGGAAAATCTTCCATACCTGAAATTGTATACGGATTCGGGTTTTCCATTGGTTATAAAGGAATGGATCTTTCGGCCTTTTTCCAAGGTCAAGCCAATCAATCTTTCTATATAGATGCGACAAAGACTTCTCCTTTCAATGGAGAAACACAATTGCTTAAAGCCTATGCAGATAGCCACTGGTCGGAAGATAATCAAGACATGTATGCCCTATGGCCGCGTTTAAGCACATTTGTTCACGGAAACAATAATGTCGGTTCAACCTGGCATTTGAGAGACGGTACCTTTTTACGTTTAAAACAGATGGAAATAGGCTATACGTTGCCGGAACAATGGAAATGGCAGAAAAAGGTAAGGATTTCCAATCTTCGCCTGTATGTAAGCGGTACTAATCTTTTGCTTTTCAGCAAATTCAAATTATGGGATGTCGAAATGGGTGGAAACGGCTTAGGTTATCCTCTACAACGGGTTTTCAATCTCGGACTAAATATCACGTTTAATTAA